One window of the Melospiza melodia melodia isolate bMelMel2 chromosome 15, bMelMel2.pri, whole genome shotgun sequence genome contains the following:
- the LOC134425482 gene encoding protein Lines homolog 1-like: protein MQCDVPGNLSHKEEESWQFLVHAGGYNPHCIFLYFLEKIAFDSTVLLDFLISSETCFLEYLVRYLKLLGMEWPHFVEVCNHFDTRPSTLHAVGSVKQSCVTGASLQSAVCSAEPRSAMASAPHNCPVFTARHGDNEAAEWSQSDSLTSADSASLLGSLQSLVNYDSSEDSEVESDGKECLVNTKQLHSNNEGEARRRETSCSCRDDDRNSRTSEVSPPKLKGSSASSCWTRMASPDNIAPLRVMLYKSTKCLEELQEAISRLQRRSLFPYNPSALLKLLSQVEKMNKSMNPQ, encoded by the coding sequence GTGTGATGTTCCTGGTAACCTAAGCCACAAAGAGGAGGAATCCTGGCAGTTCCTTGTGCATGCAGGTGGATATAACCCACactgtatatttttatattttctggaAAAGATTGCATTTGATTCCACAGTACTTCTAGATTTTCTGATTTCATCAGAAACTTGCTTTCTGGAGTACTTGGTCAGGTACTTGAAGCTCCTTGGGATGGAGTGGCCTCACTTTGTAGAGGTCTGTAACCATTTCGATACCAGGCCCAGCACTTTGCACGCAGTTGGTTCTGTCAAGCAGAGCTGCGTGACTGGGGCGAGTTTGCAAAGTGCTGTTTGTTCAGCAGAGCCACGGAGTGCGATGGCTTCGGCTCCCCACAATTGCCCGGTGTTTACAGCTCGGCACGGTGATAATGAGGCTGCAGAGTGGAGCCAGTCTGACTCACTGACCAGCGCTGATAGCGCGTCCCTGCTCGGTTCTCTTCAAAGCCTGGTTAATTATGACAGCTCAGAGGACTCGGAGGTGGAATCCGATGGAAAAGAGTGTTTGGTAAACACAAAGCAATTGCATTCAAACAATGAGGGTGAGGCGAGGAGGAGGGAAACAAGTTGCAGCTGCAGAGATGATGACCGGAATTCACGCACCTCTGAAGTGTCGCCTCCGAAACTGAAGGGATCCTCTGCCTCATCCTGTTGGACTCGTATGGCATCTCCAGATAACATTGCTCCCCTAAGAGTAATGCTTTACAAATCAACAAAGTGTCTGGAAGAGCTGCAGGAGGCTATTTCTAGGTTGCAGAGGAGAAGTCTTTTCCCATATAATCCATCTGCGTTGTTGAAACTGCTGAGCCAGGTTGAGAAGATGAATAAATCCATGAATCCACAATAA